TGCTATTGGCTACCTCAATAAGATTTAAGCCATTACTGCCTCAGTTGGTATATCTTTCTAGGCTTGTCATTAATGGTAGCTTCCGTCTTTCACATCTGGATAAGATCCTTGATGGCTTTTTTTTATGCCATCAGCCTGCATAGCACTTCCTTGCACTGTGAGGCCTAACCATCAGGGAGAATGTTTTCAGGTCAATACCaatttgatttctccatgttctgtgatCAAAGCGTGTGGTGTCTGCAGCAGTGGGGTCTTACCTATTCTAGCATGGTCTGGGTAACCAAGAGTGATGGCAAGAGTCCTATTGTTTGGGAGATCTATGGACCCCACACCAACACCATGACAGAAGGTATCAAACATATGGCACTGGCTTTTTGCCTGTGGCTTCTGGGAGGGACATTCTGTGTAAGGTAAGGCTAATGAAACCTTttaaacacacattttaaaagaaagtttgtAAAACAGTAGTTTTCGTAtagctttttcttctctctctttttttcttcatattgctTTTTCAAACATCCCCCTTCCTTCAGCATTCTGAATTTTATCTGGAAAGCCTATAATGAAGAATAAGGTAGAGggagagggctgaagagatggttcagagacCAAGAGTACTTCCTGATTTTCCAGAGAACTTAGCCCTGGGAACCAAGACTCCAGGAGGTTAGGTGATTCATCCAAAGCCACACAGCCTATGGACTGTCCTTCTTCTGTCCCTCCTCTGGCTGCTCCAGGTTCAGCCTTTTTCAGCCTGAGATTCCTAGAGAAATTCTGATTCCATCAGAACCATTGTTTTAATGGCCTGACAGCCAGAGGAAGGGTACAGTGtctctctagagcagtggttcttcaTGTTGAGAAGAAccattttaatacagttcctcatgttgtggtgacccccaaccatgaaagtataaaaccataaaattgctactttgtaactataattttgctgccttaatgaatcataatataaatatgatATGCAGGatgatcttaggtgacccctgtgaaagggtcactcaacacccaaaggggtcatgacctacaggctgagaaccactgctttagaacgTCTCCATTCCTGCCATCAGATCGCGTGGCAAAGCTTTGGGCTTGTCACCAGTATGGCATTTTCTGGAAACATATGatgtttttatttgattgttatgggttgagacaggatctctctacatagccctggcggtcctagaactcactatgtagaccaggttggccttgaactcctgaagaCATTTACAGTTGGTGTGGCACTGTTACATTGCTGCACAGCTGACTTCCTGTTCTTGGGGTACTTGCACTCTCTCCTAGTCTCAGTGTGAAGCATAGGCTGGTCTGGAACAgaccattctcctgcctcagtctcctggggACGGAGATCACGGAGATCACAGACCTACAGCAGTTCATGACAGGCGTTCACAACACATCATGTAGTACAGTCCTCTGTGGGCATCATTGACCTCTCAGCCACGAGAGCTCCGCAGAGCGAGACGATTCCGCGCAGGGGAGAGGGAGGCCTCTCGGCTGAGCACTGGAAGACCGAGGAAGAAAGCAGTGCGGTAGAAGGATAGAAGGGCATTCCTGGTGGGCGGAGCGGGATGTGGGGCACACCCAGAGCATGGTGGGAGCTGGGAGCAGCAATGGTGTAGACACACGGTGTGGCATGGTGAGAGATAAGACCAGGGATGGTGGCTCTGTGGGTCCATCAAGGGTCATGGAAAGTGCCCAGCAAAGGAGGAACTTGGGAAGATTCAGTCCTACACGATCTGGTCAGAAGAATGTCCCTTTAAGCACTGAGCAGAAAAGAACTTCCTACACATTGAgtgtatgctctctctctctctctttctctctctctctctctctcacacacacacacacacacatgcatttcctCCAAATAAACTATTTCATTAGGGGACGGAGGAGGACacggtcttgctatgtagcccaggttggacCTCAAGCTCACATTCCTTCTCCCTCAGCCTTTCACGTAGTGGGGCCATAGGTCtgaactaccatgcccagctgtatAAAGGCTTAGGGGTGGGATCCCTCACTGCTGTGATCGGCCAAGTTTATACCTGGGCCTAACCATCAGGTGGGACAGTTCAATTTCTCTTAGAGTGCACATCTTTCGGTACAGCAGTAAAAGCCAGTGATGGTAGGACCACCACCCAGACGAATGTTCTTCCAGCCACTTCTCCTGAAATCTCTTTAGTTGTTTCAGATAATTAAGAATTGCACACAGAGAGAACCAAGACTCGGAGCATTAAATAACTTGTCCAAAGGGCCTGTGTAGTCAGTTCTGCCCTGACTGAAAAGCTCCCTGGGCAGGAGTAAGTGGTGGCATGTGGGTGGCTTCGTGAGCTTGGGCCTGCAATTTCAACTCTAGGAAACAGGGACCTAAAATATTCATCTAACGATGAGGTTCCAAAGATTAGATGGGCCACATCAGCAGGTCCTGGTGGTGTGCATGCAGTCCGCTCACTTAGACATGAAGTTCAAAGGTCTGAAGCCAGTctgggataaaaaaaataaatcctggtTCATCCTGGACAACATGGCAGAATCCTATCAAGGGCCTTACCATGCTGGGGCTCCAGGGCAGTTCACTAAGAGACATTTATCAATGACAACGGCACACTGGGACATGCTGCCCCCTGGTGGCTAGCTTGAGTGTTTCCCTAACATGAGCCAGGGCTTGCCCGGGTATCCAACCGCTGGAATGTTCTAAGACAAAAGCCATAAGGCCTGGGGGCTGACTGGCTGTCCCTACTCACTGTAGCCTCCTGCCCAACGCTCTCTCCAGAAGATGCCTTGCTGGCCTGCTTTGGGGTGGATCTTACCCTCTTCTGCTGGACCAATTCCTTTGGAAGGGGAGCCTCCTGGGTATATTCCATGTGTGCCTCAAGTAGCCTAACGGGGCTCCCCTGAGTCAAATGAGTCCTGCCATGAGGCGCATTTAAGGTTTGTGTGGAGAAAGAATAGCCACCATGCTCTTACCAGCTCCTGGAATAGGGAACAGCGCCTCCTGGACTTTCAGGCCACTCCCCAGGGCATCTTCGGCAGCAAGCACCTCAAAAGTGCCGAGAGGTGGGAGCAAGGAAGGGCGAGAAGTATCTAGGTTGGGGAGGACTAGGGAGAGGGCTTCATCTATACAGCCACATTCTGCATGCTGGGTGCAGGCCTTCCTGTCTTCAGTCACCTGTGTTCCTGTTTACAGCTCCTCAAGCATGTTCTGTAAGCAAACCGAAGGAGCTCATTGGCTCCCCAGGTGACCGTAatggaagtttgggtttctttgtgAACTCAGTTGTTAGGTAAATATGTTTTAATCCTGAGTGTGGGATTTtggttgggctttagtttgtccacagctgttgtCTTATAAGTGTGCCCTTTACCAGTCGGTAACGGCCTGCCTCATGAAGCATGGAGAGGAACGCGGTCTAGGGCTCCGAGGATATAAATAAGAGAGCCGAGAAAGAGACAGTGTGGCACGTGGTGTGGAGCAGTTTGAAGAGACCACACACGGATGGTGTGGCAGCTTGGAGCAGACAGAAACGCTTTGAGGCACAGCggcatggaggagactgctgggctgtgtttgctgttgatggagattggtatagccctatAAGAACCCAGTGACCCCAAACAGCCAGGAGAGGTAAAGGggtctgcaccccctctccccactaaccttctctctcctacttagggtTGGGGGGTTGAAAGGGAGGCAAAGGCTTTAAGGAACCTCAAACAACAGAGTTTTAAAATGAGCGCTACAGTGAAGTTGTGCAGAAACAAACTTTGGTTTGTCCTGGGATGCATTCGGGTGGGTTGATGTTGCCTAGTGCTCCCCCCCCCCGAGGGCGTTCAGGACATACTTATTGTGGTTAGTCCCTTCCTGTTTCTAATTTATAAACTTAAATCTGATCACAGACATGTACTAGATAGGCCACACACAGCATAGAGGGTGTGGTGGCATCTCTGGTGTGAGGCATCCTTGAAAGACTCGGCTTCTGACTGTCATCATAGAGCATGATGTTGTTCCCAGCTGGGTTCAAAGGCTTTGCTTGGCTTTAAAGATGACATGATGGTTGCAATTTCACCATAGAATTGAACACCTTTTTCTAACCTAAAGAAGCCGGTGTTTCAACATTGACCGGCAACAGACTGCTCTGGCATGACTCTCCTTTCCAGTCCTAAATTATAAGGATCAGAGACGGCAAGCAACGTAGCAGAGGCCTCACAGCATAAAGTTACAAGACTCAAACATGCTCTGCTCTTTCATCCATTCTctttaagttttcatttcatttttttttataaccaaaTAAAATCCCATCATGTGCTATATtctcattatccattcatctgttggtgggctggttccatttcctagctattgtgggCAGAGATGCAATGAACACGGGGAGGCCAGCGCCTCTATGTGAGTCTATAGAGTTCTCTGGGTGTAAGCCCAGGAGCTGTATATGATCAATTTCTTCTATGAGCTTTCATACTGACTTCCATAATGGCTGCACTAGTTTGCATTTCACCAGCAGTGAAACAAGGATAAGgattcctcttcttccatatcttCTCCAAGATTTCCCAACCATTCCTCTCAAGGTCTAGAATCCAGTCCAGACTCCCTGCTGTAGCTCCTGAGGTTCCCCATCACCTGGATGATACCACCCCACCAATAACCCAAAACAACCGCCCATTTCCCCCAACCTAAACCTTcctttcagatttttcttttccttggatCTGATCCTCCTCTTAAATAGGCTTGGGAACATCCTTCCCTTGTTCTCTCCACACCCCTTCCTGCAGAGCCAGGAAAGCAGCCCACTTCTCCCTCAGTTTACCTGCTCCAGGCAAACCACCACTGGTTTGGCTATATCCGCTCCCCCCCGTGTGTCCCCCCCCCACTTATTCCCATGAAGAAAATCACACGACACTTTTGAAGGGTTTATTGGCCTAGCATTTTGGTTTGTGATTGTCTTGCCTCCCAACCAGACCCTAGCAGTTCCTGTGGCAGGGATGGGCTGGCCAGAGACTCAGTCCTGAGTATTGTGATCTTAGGAGTGTTCCTTGCCCTCTCTGGGCCTTAATATCCTTCTCCTCCATGGGAGGATATAACTTTTCCATCAGAAGATAGACCCAGAGGCTGACAGGTACTTGAgtgctaagagcactggctgctcttgcagaggaaccagattcagttctcagcaccacatggcggctcacgactatccctaactccagtttcagggggtcTAACCACCTCTTTTAACCTCCAAGGGTGGtgtgcacacattcatacatacaggtaaaacacttacacacataaaataaatacttaaaaaaaaaaaagatttcaaaagACAGGCCCAGCCAGTGTCCTTTCCCACTCAGTACCACGGCCACTGATGCAGACAGGTCGGGTCCCTCCTCTGGCACTCTCTGTAGCCACCACTCCTCAAGGCCTTGGCTTCTAAGCTTCTATCAGTTTGAACTCACAGATGCCAGTGCTGTGGACCCCAAACAGCCATGCATCCACATCCTTTGATGTGAGTGGGTCAAACACGGGCAAGGCACAGGACAGGGTCAAGAGGAGCTGGGCTTCCCCACCGATGGGTACAGCTTGCGCAGACTGGAGTCCAGGAGGAAGTCTACCGACCTACAGGGAGAAAAGACCTGGTGAGCAGATAGCCAAGGGTGAGGAGATGCAAGAAACACACTGGATGAGGGGGAGGGACTCCTGGATACAGGGTCCCAAAAGCAACTACGTGGGGCCCCATTTTATCATTCTCCTCCCACTTGGGCTATTTAGGAAAGTCAAACCTAACCCCTGAGAATAACAGccatcttccttctctttctacagttgaggaaactgaggcacagtggTTAAAGGGCTCACTGTGAGGCTCAGTGTAGGTCATGCTCCCAAACACACACTAGGGCCCCTTCCTCACACTCTGTGTTGGTCTACTTAGGTTGATACCTATCTACCTCTAGttctttgttttagatttttaaaaataatttatttctgtatttggGCAGtgctggctcacacctttaatcccagcatttgggaggaagaggtaggcagatctctgagtttgaggccagcctgatgtacagagtgagtttcaggacagccagagctatacagagaaacctattttggaaaaaaaaatctgtattttttcatgtacatgagtgctctatttgtatatacacctgcatggaagaagaaggcatcagatcccattatagtaATAAGCCACCaccatggttgctgggaactgaactcagggcttctggaagagaagccagtgctcttaacctctgagccatctctccggcctggTCCTACCTCTAGTTCTAAGAGCAAGCACATGACACAGAACTGCCCAATCAGAAGGACAATGGCTCAGACATGGGCACCTTGTCTGAATGAACCAATGAAAGTCTTCCTtgggccaggcacagtggctcacgcctataatcctagcactctgggacacagaggcaggtggatccctgtgagtttgaggccagcctggtctacagagtgagttccaggacagccaaggctacacagagaaaccctgtctcaaaaaacaagataaaacaaaacaaaacaaaagacgtTAGGAGGGTCAGGACACTGTGAGTCTCTGGGGGGCGGGGAGATATGGCAGGAGACTGAATGAAACCAAGGAGAGCTGAGTGGGATGGAGAGAAAAGCTGAAGGATGGGGAGGACTGTGACAGCAGCACTTGAATGCCTCAACCCAGCCATGCCTGAAAACATCCTCCCaagactttgtttgttttttgagacaggaattctctgtgtagctctgactgtcctggaactcaccctgtagaccaggctggcctcaaactcatagatatgcctgcctctgcctcccgagtgctgggattaaaggtgtgtgctaccacctcccagcttctctcccaagactttatttttttatttacctaGCAAACTGAGTTTGATACGTCACTATCACCTCCCTCAAATCCACTACTCAGGGGCACCTGCTCCTGGCTGCCTCTGCTATTTCACAACACTAGTCTTTCCTTCTGGGAACTTACTTGTCCTTTGCCCAGGACTCTCAGGGCACTCTACTTCCTCTTCTGCCAAAGTATCTGCCGTATCATATGACAAGAGCACAGATGCCCTCTCTATGTCAGCCCACAGCTCTCCCAGCCTAACTCTACCTGCAGAATGACTAGTCCTTGAGGCCAGAAAGGCACCCACCTGTCAATGGGATGGACGATGAAGGGGATGGCCAGCAGCCCAAGTGTGGTGGTGGTCCATTTGCGGAAAGTCAGGGGCCAGCGGGTCATTGTACCCAGGAGATACAGAGAGGCGGCGCACAGGCGGTTGATGGTGAAGCCTGGGATGGCTACGGAGGCCAGAGACTGCCACACAAAGGTGTCGACCACAGCCAGGGTCACTCTGGTGCTTCGGCCTGCTTCAGGACCCGGCGCCTGGTAGGTACAGAGGTATTTGACCCAGCTGGGGCAGAGGCAGACCAGGCATGGGGGCGGATAAGGGAGGAGGAAAAAGCAATAGGAGGTAGCAGGGCAGAAGGAAGATGGGAGGGGGACTCCTGGCTGTAAGACATTCAGGGTTGGGGGTGACTTGCCCACACCCAGGAAGGGTACCAACTGTCACCTCCAACCCACGTGGGTTGGTCAGATGGTTGATCCTACCGAAAGGATTCGCTCACAGACTTCACTTAAGACGCTAATGCGGATAGGACCGCCCCACACGCGAGGCCACACACTGACCCACACCAGGATGGAGGTGGAAGGGTTAACTAACACAACACTCACCTCTCCTGCCTTCTTGCCTTTGTCTATGGCATCGGCCAGCACGTAGGAGCTGGACACGCCATAGCTCAACCACACCACAGCGGGAGGCACCAGGGAGCGGAAAGCCTCCCCGACTTCATTGGCATAGCCTGGAGGGAAAAGGCATTTAATTCTCCGGCCCACGGGCTGTTCCACGAGGGGGCGCTACACAGAGAGCTGCTTCTAAACCTAACCCGCTAACCTACGGAGGGGCGGGTGGCCTCAGCCAAGGGACTTTACCTTTCGGACTGACGCCAACAAAGAAGTTCATGGCTGACTGATCAAAGTTCCTGGCCGCGGTTCTGGGGATCTGCACCAGTTAGGCGACCGGAAGCCAGGGAATGACTGAGCGTGGGTACCACCGACACTGACCAAGTGCCAGGCCTTTCAGGGCCTTGCCACAGCCGGCTCTTACCATCAGCACCCGACAAGAGTGCCTCGTGTTCAGCCCTTTTtgcagaagaggaaactgaggcttaggaaGAGCCAGGAAATGGCAGGCTGAGCTAGGGGTCCAGACCCTCTGACCCCCAAGGCTAGTGCGCAGCATGGCAGAGGGCAACCTACGCACTCGGTTGGTGCCTTCAGCAGAGCCCCACGGACAGAGCTGAGGCCAGTGTTGTGTGACCTTGGAGAAGTCCTTAGCCGCCTCCTGAGCCCAATCTCCAGCCCAAACTGTACGAGAAGTAAGCCCTTTCCTTCAGACTCCAGGTCGGCATCCCACGACTACT
This genomic window from Meriones unguiculatus strain TT.TT164.6M chromosome 12, Bangor_MerUng_6.1, whole genome shotgun sequence contains:
- the Mtfp1 gene encoding mitochondrial fission process protein 1 isoform X2, coding for MNFFVGVSPKGYANEVGEAFRSLVPPAVVWLSYGVSSSYVLADAIDKGKKAGEAPGPEAGRSTRVTLAVVDTFVWQSLASVAIPGFTINRLCAASLYLLGTMTRWPLTFRKWTTTTLGLLAIPFIVHPIDRSVDFLLDSSLRKLYPSVGKPSSS
- the Mtfp1 gene encoding mitochondrial fission process protein 1 isoform X1, which gives rise to MPEPQQQGAERDLYRDSCVRYLGYANEVGEAFRSLVPPAVVWLSYGVSSSYVLADAIDKGKKAGEAPGPEAGRSTRVTLAVVDTFVWQSLASVAIPGFTINRLCAASLYLLGTMTRWPLTFRKWTTTTLGLLAIPFIVHPIDRSVDFLLDSSLRKLYPSVGKPSSS